The DNA sequence ATTATACTTTTTAATGCGCGAGTTCACGCTTTTTAACGATATATTGTACTTTACTCAACAATCACCAAAATAAACAGGCTAAATACGTAATTAGTCAAAATGATGTCGACTGCCAGGATGATAGTTGTATACCAAACGCCTTAACTAAGTCGTCGTTTCTTCACCTAAGCAAGATAACGCTAAAGCCGCTGTAATAAGCGACGCTGTTTTCATCTCCTTTTAAAGCGCTTTGACAGTGGGTGATATTATGGTTAGCGTGGCGCCAATAAAAAATGTATAAGGGGATGTGGTGTTAGCTGACTTAGAGCAACAATGCGCGCTGTTCGTTTGCGATCTTGAGCATAGTGATAGTGCCCATAACATCGATCATGTTCGCCGAGTGGTCGCTTTAGCCAAGCACCTGGCGAAGCAAGAACACGCTCAACTAGAGGTCGTAGTGCCAGCGGCTTGGTTACACGATTGTGTATCTTTGGCTAAAAACCACCCTCAACGTCATTTAGCTTCGCAAATGGCTGCCGATAAAGCGCTCGAATTTCTAAGCCGTATACGCTATCCGCAGGCCTACTTTGCAGCCATTCACCATGCGATTGTGGCTCATAGTTATAGCGCGGATGTAAAACCTAATAGTATAGAGGCGGAAGTCGTCCAAGATGCTGACCGGCTTGATGCTTTAGGTGCGATAGGACTTAGTCGTTGTTTACAGGTAGGCACCAGCTTAAACCGACCACTATATAACCAACACGATCCCTTTTGCCTGCAAAGATGTCCCGACGATCGAGAATATACCCTCGATCATTTTTATAGCAAGCTACTGCACATCAGTGAATCGGTTTGTACCCCGTCAGCTCGTTGCGAAGCTCAGTTACGCACCCAGTTTATGCTGAACTACCTACAGCAACTTAAGCACGAGTTAAGACCTAGCTAAAATTATAGACTTAATGGAAGGAGCTTGATTTCAGTGATACAACTGATTGCGATGACCGAACAGCAGTTCTCTACCTATTTGGCTGCTGCAATTGTCAGCTATGCGAAGGACAATGTTCAAGCTGGGCGCTGCTCAGATGAAGAGTCTTTGGAAGATTCTAAAGGTGCTCATCAAAAACTATTGCCACAAGGTATAGCGACGCCAAATCATTATTTATTGCAGATTGTGCATCATAAACAAACAGTAGGGCACCTCTGGTTAATGTTTGATAGGCATAAACCAAGGGCTGGTGCGTTTGTTTACGATCTTGAAATTTATGCTCTTTTTCAAAGATGCGGCTATGCTAAGGCGGCGCTGCTAGAGGCTGAAAAATGTGTCTTACAACTGGGCGGGGATAAAATCTCGTTGCACGTATTTTCGCACAATACTAAGGCGCAACATTTATACCAGCAACTGGATTATCAAGTTACTGGTATAAATATGAGTAAGTCTTTTTAGTTTAATCGCCTTTATTGGGCTGGATGGCCTTAGTGGGTTCTACCGGTTTTAGTGGTCGAGATTCAATCGCCTTTAGGTAGTCATGAGTCCAAATTTGTGAGCGGATTTTACGGCGGTTTCCTCTTGGTACGTATTTGTTTTGCTGCTGGGCATCAATGATCCTAGCTTTAGTGGTATCGGCAAACTGTAAATCAAGTAAGTCGATCACTCGGCGCTTGAGTTCCTCGTTGTAGATCGGAACCCCCACCTCTACTCGCTCTTCAATATTTCGAGTCATCCAATCGAAAGAAGCGATATACACTTGCTCTTCGCCGGCATGGTGGAAGTGAAAAACCCGTGGGTGTTCTAAAAAACGGTCTACAATACTAATGATTTTTATGTTGTCACTAATACCTTCTAGCCCTGGTACCAAAGAACACATCCCCCGAATGATCATACGTATTTTTACCCCAGCTTTACTGGCTGCGTAAAGTCGAGTAATGATGCCTTTATCAACCAGATTGTTAACCTTAATGGTAATTGCTGCTCGATTACCGGCATTGGCTTGGTTTATTTCATAGTCAATAAGGCTAAATAGGCGTCTACGCGTTTCGTTGGGGGAAACAATTAAGTGTTGGAACTTAAAACGGCGATAAGGTTGATGAATGAAACGAAAGACATTTTCAACTTCTTGGCCTATTTCTTGGCTTTTGGTAAACAGAGCAAAGTCGGTATATATTTTTGCTGTTTTTTCATGGAAGTTACCAGTACCAATGTGGCTATAGAACACCCGTTGGTTGTTTTCCTTTCGAGTAATCAACAGCAGTTTGGAGTGTACCTTTAAAGACGGAACGCCAAATACCACTTTAACACCTGCATCAGTAAGTACCTGTGCCCATCCAATATTCGCGCCTTCATCAAAACGGGCGCGCAATTCAATCACCACGGTTACGCGCTTACCATTATTCGCCGCATCGATTAACGAATTCATTAGATGTGATTTCTTCGCTACCCGGTAAATATTTATCTTAATACTGCTAACTTTTGGATCGAAAGAGGCTTGGCGGACAAATTCAGAGATATAACGGAATTTATGGTAGGGGTAATAAAGCAGAATATCCCGCTGGCTAATGGCGTCAAATACGGTATCAAACTGGTCAAAATCGTTACAGTTTAAGGCCGATAACTTGGCGTTTTCTAGATATTTCCTTCCCACATTAGGGAAACCAATGAAGTCTTTAAAATTATGGTAACGGCTGCCGCTAACACTGTGATCTAACTTAGAAATGTGTAGCATTTTGCTAAGCCGCTTGATCATGCTATTTGGCATTTCCCGATCGTAAACAAAGCGAACCGGTTCGGCGGTTAAGCGTTGTTTAATGCCTTCAGACATCTTTTCCAACAAACTTTGGTCAACTTCATCAGTCAGATCGTATTCTGCATCGCGGGTCATTTTAATTGAGTAGGCAGCTAAGGAATCGTATTTATAAAATCCTCTGAGTAAATCGTCTAAGCAAAAACGAATGATATTATCGAGAATTATCATGGTTTTTCGGGTCTTAGAGCCATCTGGTGGTAGCACGACAAATCGCGGTAAGTCATCGGTAGGTATTTCTATTAATAGGTGGTCTTCTTTTTCACCTTTTTTTACTTCTACCGCTAGATAAGTGTATTCATCTTTCAAGAAGCGAACCAAATCAGTACGTTTGGTAATAACAATCGGGGTGATATGGCGTAATACTTTGTCTTTGAAATATTTTCTCACCCAGTTTTGATGGTTGCTACTCAATTGGTCTTCGTTGATTAAGAAGATATTACGGCGAGCCAAAGTCAGGATGATTTCCCGATAGGTGTCATCAAAATCTTGCTGTAGTTGGGCGAGTTTCGCTTGTACATCATTGAGTAACTTAATAGAGCCGTCATCGGTTTGTTTAAGCTCATTTAAGATAATTCGGCGCTTGAGAGCTGCCACCCTAACTTTATAAAACTCATCTTGGTTATTGGAAAAAATACCGAGAAACCTGACTCGTTCTATGATTGGCACTGAATGATCTTGTGCTTCTTGCAAAACCCGTTGGTTAAACGATAGCCAACTTAGCTCTTTCTCAATATAAAGACTGTCGCTCATTTTACACCTATCTTATCTAAAACTTTTCCATTGCCACTTGTACGTATTATTCGTCTGAGAAGTCGACCATTAAATCGTCAGCTAAGGATTCTAAAGAATCTTGAATCAGGTTGCGTTGGTCATCGCTAGCACAGGGAACCAATAACTGAGCGGTAAAAATAAGTCCTCCCCAATTGGGCGCGCTGCCCACATGCGTATTAATTTCGCTTAAGCTAATGCCTAATGAATTTAGCACCTGAGTGACTTCTTGAACAATTCCTACGCGGTCGTTGGCGGTAACCGTAATCATCACCTGTTCATCGGCGGTGTTATCGCTGTCGCTGCCTTCGGCTATATTAATGAGTAGCTGTGGCTGATTGAGTAATTCTTCACTTAAGGCTGCAACGTTTTCTTCGGCGACTTCTATGTGCAAGATACCAGCAAATTGCCCTGCTAATTCTGTAAGACTACTGGCTAACCAACTTCCATGATGCTTTACGACTAACGAGGATAACTGGTCAACAATACCGGGACGGTCTTTGCCTAAAACGCTGATAACCAATTGTTTCATAAAATACTCCTTGAATGGTAAGACTAGTCGGATAAATTCAGAGTATTGTTGTGTCTACCCAGAATCTAAAGTATGCATAGCTTTTATGCTTTAGGGAAGCCACTCTGTGCGTTATAACCCCTTAATATTCTAAGCTTAGCTGATTTTTTTATCTTTAATATTAGATACATATTATTGTCATATTGAGTTGCTAAAGATAGTGTTATCGCCGCATTTTCGGCTGTTATAAGTGACTTTTTTTTTAGTATTTCACTCTGTAACAATAGTGTCATAAAACTGCCATATACTTTCGCCAGACCTATTAAATTGTGAGGGATATATGACGCAGTCAGTGTCATTTAATAGCAGTGCCCAGCGGCAAATTAAGGATCGACTAACCCGCTGGGGCGTAAGTGCTGGCGGAATAGTGGTGCTTTTGGCGCTAATCTTAATCTTCTTCTACTTATTATATGTTGTTGCGCCTATTTTTTATGGGGCCAGCCTAGAAAAATTGAAGACTATTCCACTGCATGACAACAGTAGTACCATTGCTATCGGCGTGGAAGAACAAAATGAAATTGCTTATCGCTTCAATGCTGATGGGCGTTTACGTTTTTTCAATTTAACCGATGGACAGCGCGAGTTTGACGACTATCAGCTAGAGGCCAACATTACCGCCGCTGACCGTACAGTACCTAATCAGGGTTTAGTGGCTTATGCGACAGAACAAGGTGAAGCCTATGTGGTGGCTCCTAAGTTCAGTGTGAGCTACCCCAATGATAAGCGCCTAATAACGCCAAGTTTAGCCTACCCAATGGGAGATGCCCCTTTAAGCATTGACGATCAAGGGCATGCGATTACTAAATTGGCTTTTGAGCGTGAAGAAGAGTCTGCGGTTTTTGCTGCCATTACTGATGATGGGCGTGGCTTACTGGTTCGATTGGAAGCTGAAGAAGACATGTTCAGCGAGTCTTTAGAATGGGTGGCGTCGCGTGCTACGATTCCTAGCTTGTCAAAAACCGTAGATCAAATGCTGGTGACGCCTGATTTACGCCGCTTATATATTCGAAGTGGTAATCAGTTAGCCAACTACAACATTTCAGATATTGATGATGTAAAACTCACCTCGGTAGACTTTATTAATAGTAGTAATGCCAATGTCACTAACGTGGCGTTGTTAACTGGCGCGAGCTCGTTAATTGTTGCTAACGACAACGGTAAAGTGTCTCAATGGTTTGATGTAGCGAAAAATGGCGCGCGAAAACTGACCCAAATTCGGGAGTTTGATGCGGGCGCTAACATTCTCGATATAGGTGTTGAGTACTTCCGTAAAGGGTTTGCTGTTGGCACCGAAGATGGCGCTATTTCGATATTTCATACCACTGGCGGCGGT is a window from the Agarivorans sp. TSD2052 genome containing:
- a CDS encoding GNAT family N-acetyltransferase, encoding MIQLIAMTEQQFSTYLAAAIVSYAKDNVQAGRCSDEESLEDSKGAHQKLLPQGIATPNHYLLQIVHHKQTVGHLWLMFDRHKPRAGAFVYDLEIYALFQRCGYAKAALLEAEKCVLQLGGDKISLHVFSHNTKAQHLYQQLDYQVTGINMSKSF
- a CDS encoding glycine cleavage system protein R; the encoded protein is MKQLVISVLGKDRPGIVDQLSSLVVKHHGSWLASSLTELAGQFAGILHIEVAEENVAALSEELLNQPQLLINIAEGSDSDNTADEQVMITVTANDRVGIVQEVTQVLNSLGISLSEINTHVGSAPNWGGLIFTAQLLVPCASDDQRNLIQDSLESLADDLMVDFSDE
- a CDS encoding HD domain-containing protein; this encodes MLADLEQQCALFVCDLEHSDSAHNIDHVRRVVALAKHLAKQEHAQLEVVVPAAWLHDCVSLAKNHPQRHLASQMAADKALEFLSRIRYPQAYFAAIHHAIVAHSYSADVKPNSIEAEVVQDADRLDALGAIGLSRCLQVGTSLNRPLYNQHDPFCLQRCPDDREYTLDHFYSKLLHISESVCTPSARCEAQLRTQFMLNYLQQLKHELRPS
- the ppk1 gene encoding polyphosphate kinase 1; translated protein: MSDSLYIEKELSWLSFNQRVLQEAQDHSVPIIERVRFLGIFSNNQDEFYKVRVAALKRRIILNELKQTDDGSIKLLNDVQAKLAQLQQDFDDTYREIILTLARRNIFLINEDQLSSNHQNWVRKYFKDKVLRHITPIVITKRTDLVRFLKDEYTYLAVEVKKGEKEDHLLIEIPTDDLPRFVVLPPDGSKTRKTMIILDNIIRFCLDDLLRGFYKYDSLAAYSIKMTRDAEYDLTDEVDQSLLEKMSEGIKQRLTAEPVRFVYDREMPNSMIKRLSKMLHISKLDHSVSGSRYHNFKDFIGFPNVGRKYLENAKLSALNCNDFDQFDTVFDAISQRDILLYYPYHKFRYISEFVRQASFDPKVSSIKINIYRVAKKSHLMNSLIDAANNGKRVTVVIELRARFDEGANIGWAQVLTDAGVKVVFGVPSLKVHSKLLLITRKENNQRVFYSHIGTGNFHEKTAKIYTDFALFTKSQEIGQEVENVFRFIHQPYRRFKFQHLIVSPNETRRRLFSLIDYEINQANAGNRAAITIKVNNLVDKGIITRLYAASKAGVKIRMIIRGMCSLVPGLEGISDNIKIISIVDRFLEHPRVFHFHHAGEEQVYIASFDWMTRNIEERVEVGVPIYNEELKRRVIDLLDLQFADTTKARIIDAQQQNKYVPRGNRRKIRSQIWTHDYLKAIESRPLKPVEPTKAIQPNKGD